Below is a genomic region from Triticum dicoccoides isolate Atlit2015 ecotype Zavitan chromosome 5A, WEW_v2.0, whole genome shotgun sequence.
TGTTTGCCATCTTCAAACAAAATGTATTTCTATTTCCATGACAACATAAGGTGGTACAAGAAAAGAGCGCACTATAGTTTAACAGAAAACACAtaaaacttgcagattccaggaagaaataaagcgtgccagcatgttcacggctttccaggtggacgaacatatgttcaaggtgtgttctattttgggcatgtcagattcaTAACCTGAAGATCCGGACAAAGGAAGGAATTACTTCGTCAAAGCCTCGATAGGCGAAGGCgagtactactgccaatgctgcaagttcgaacgggacgtcattgtgtgctgtcacatactaaaagtaatggacatgaacgctgtgacacggatgccccgccatttcataaggcggcgatggacttgggacgatgacgacgcgttggcgccgcagacaacacacgcagttctggctgtgcatgacgagagacttgagtcaaccatggaagccgtgaggcacgttgcgctgacaaagaactatgctgagctaattgatgaagcatgcaagagtgatgagacagcgagagtcgcagaaaaacacaggaaggcactgaaaagagagcttgatgagatcaagaagaggaaagctgaggaagccttacaccggttgccccgcacatcaagtgtgccttcatccacggggccatcatctgaaaactcggagatagAATCTGGAATAGCAAGCACACagacccaggtcaggaacccaccccgttctatcacaaagggtcgtccaagagagataaggtacaagtcgggattggagatccaagcaaaacacaagaaaacaaagaaaggggCGGGCAATCCATGAGCAAAAATTGGGTCAATGTGACATGGTCCTTGTGGACATATTGTTTTGTACCCTAGATGatgagattttttttaaaaaaattgggagaatgactcttgaggggcatcagaagtggaaggaaaattcattgaatggataaatgcagttgccatgttatgggtacttaatctgccatgttatgtgtagttaatctgccatgttatgtgtagttggtctgccatgctattttatactaaatatgccatactattttatactaaatatgccatgctagttgtactggatctgcaattttagttgtaatggatctgccattttagttgtaatggatctgccatgttagttgtactgtatctgccatgttaattatgtTGGATCTGCCATGTTGGttgtactgtatctgccatgttagctgtactgAAAATATGTCATGGTATTTGTAATGACTCTACATGGCATATATTTCCATGACAATACGACGCGGTTTAGAGACACATAGTGTGTTGTGTGCAAATGTATGGGAAACAAGTTAGAAAAATGTAACGTGCATAAACCGCAGCAAAAGGTTGTGGCTACATGATCAACCTACCCATGCTAGCCGGTGCAGTTAgcgatgaaaaagaagaagcaaaatggCCAAAATGAAAAACGACGATGACTTTCACTAcccatgtctgatgaactacatttgccatcttTTTTAAAACATCGTACACGCATTCGAAACAGCAAACCGGTGCTAGAAACGATGAAACCATTGTAATAATGacaaacataaaaacatatctGCTGTAACGCCTAAAATAGGTTCAtgtccacacatatattacagaaactattcaaatgtcgctcacacaccaccactacatagtTAGGCTACGCGGGGTTGCACTCATAACATAGCACACAAACATAGTTTTCAACGAGAAACAAagagatagtaccttacattcctcggcaacagaatgtaaggtatgcgtccggtgtgtaacgccacgtgatcacttgtacttcttgatgactttcttgatagcttcctccacgaactcgcgtgctctggaccacttgttgaaatcttcattcgtcaaccagttccatgtgtagaTTTTCCGGAGCTCAACGACTGTTGCAGCTATGATAGGGGGGACAATtctgccttcccactttgcaaagtattccagcgcgtgaaagccacagtccgtccTGCACGAGGAAAAGAGTCAGGTGAACACGCAAAAAGGACAGTCGTAACAAATATAGACTTCAATTCAGATGTGACAACAAAAGAGGGGTTGGATTGATGTTAATGGCACATGAAGGAAGGAAGAAATTACATGTTCCCTTGCTTCACAGTCGCCACATACTCAGTCGGGAAAtgcctgatctggacctttgaatgttcgtagtgacggttccatgtctctttgaggttgttaatgaagaattcggcatgcgtagtaaggtctgcatcagcttccgaacggattgaatcaagcacctcaaaacgttggttctttaggtcaagacagatcgcatagtggtgaccacacttgtcgtgtgggtcatgtggtgcaagctcctggaacatggggaacatgacctgcatttaaaagtgaagaaatgagaagcagagttcacatAAAGAACAGCAAAGGGACAAAACAATTAGAATCATGTAGAATGTTTGGTTATGGGTGGGAGTAGTTGAAAGAAAGTTGCCGCCCATGTATGAACAAAATGTGCCGTGTATTTTACTatcaagttgccacatagtttgcacggGATGCAAAAATCAAGAAGTCAGTGTGCACGAcagctgttgccacatgaaaacaTCTGCCATGTAAACACAAAGTGCAGATGATGGCAAAAAACCACACCATGTGAAAAAACATTGCAGACAGGGAAGaagtactcacatatttcttcagtgtgagcttgaattcaccgtgttgagcaaaattcttcctcgggattttgtggtggaagtcaccatcccatatttgcaggtcacactgtaatgcatgattatcttgtcggcacacacatcggtgtgattgttgatgtagtcgatcccgcatgcaactacattcgtcgacattttaccgtttggcctcacggacttggcaagatcacccagctcgacgtacgtcgctccgcattgaatgactttggttctgtccaaacataaGCTGTATGAAAACGATATGACATGGAATAATCATGCCTACTAAGTAAAAAGAATATATGAAAGAACTAAAACGTAAGCGGATCATGTATAGAAAGTACGAAGAAGATGAATGGTAAAAAAGGagcaaagcaaaatgagagattatggggtgtggtcatttacgctttcagctccttcatgtgcttgctgctggccctcgcatttccaaaccgcttgacgatatcgtacagttgggtctgttccttagtggccctgaattcgggctcgtagtcttctacgagaggtgggtgaactaccctctgctgcctcacagaaccaggagtgacactcctaatggtatcctcagatatcgtatctgcaggcacgttggaacttgattgcccttgccctcgtgaggacctcctctgcaatgctgcctcctcaaTCATGTGGTAAGCTTCGtcaagtgacggtgaaatctcctcaggggtggctgcaaTGATAAAAAAAGTGGGTTAGGATACCTAGAAAATCAAAAACAGACGGATTGTGAGAAGATAGGGTGCATGATGTGAGATGTAGGTAGAAAAAGTGGGGCAGTTGTCATGTGTTGTCCAACTACAGTGGCCATGTCGTAGCAACTACAATTGCCATGTAGTTGCACTATAGTTGCCATCTAgttgaactgtagttgccatgtcacaacaactacatttgccatgttgtGTCAACTCCATTTGCCATGTGATTGCCGTATGAAAAAATGCAGCATGGAAACAAAAAATGCAGGCGACATGGcgtggcaaatccagttgccatgtgtaatgcactgtatttgccatgtgacagcaagtacagttgccatgttgaatcaacttcagttgccaCGTGGTTGCCCAAATGTCAAATGCAGCAGGGCAGCAAAAAAATGTAGGTGACATGGTacatcaaatccagttgccatgtcatcacatgtcAGTTGTCATCACAAGTGAGAACCCCCAACATATATGATTGGGACAAAATTCAAACTACAAAGATGTATACAAGGAAAATCATAAGGACATGACAAGTGTATCTTGCACAGtcggctctgcgaacttgacagccttcctgccctcgaccattggctgcgccatcattgcgggcatgcctcctaggaaagcaaaggcaactggcataggatcttgcaccaccggttgatcttgactgatgccaaAGCTGAAGCTCGATGGGgtaaaggccattgggtgcctctcattcctACTGGCCAGACCATGAATGACTTGCGGGGCAGGATCCAAGGGTGAAGGATcgacaaacatatctgaatcggccgctacagaatgatcggccttatttgcagggcggggcgtgttgtcagcggtatcagccacagctttcatgacaatcttcttgtttgggctgtaggggacatcgacattgactgggagcctggaagtgcgcagatttatgctggggatttccactgcgggtaaaggcgcagtctgctccagtttttcacctgcGTCACTCATGCccggcttgacacctgcatcagttgtgcttCGGTCTTCCGGTTTTTCCATCACATTGCTTTTGGCGGGTGGCGGGAATAGTGTGGACGCATGAACATAACCAGACTCGTCTCTCCTGCTCCTAGCTACAGCCGGTGCGTTGGGTATGTCTGTTggttgcttgcgggggctacgacgcctaggtggaagaccagcacgcgaaacagtcgccttagcagtatctacaccgacaggagctggagctgttgtgccaggaCTCTCACCTTTAGATGGCATATCCTTGTGAACTGCCGCCTCAGCCGCTTCTGTCATGGACACAAGAGTGCCACCacgcacgcgcttggaatcagtgtcagatgagcgggaatcttccttgcttaggttcgtctcgggagcgtccacttcaacgcttgctgatggggtggcatggctcacagcagcatccttcattgccagaagagttggcaatatttcagctgtcttggcagataccgactcgtcactccccgatgtacggatgcctattgttctagcctgcacatctgcagccggcggagatggtcggccacttgcatcagagttggtgggagcggtcaacggtgcagcagcagtattgtcgcctggtgcctcatgtacatctgagttgccccctgttgacaactttgaatgcagGTGTTCGAGCGGGTCCTTACTGATATGGTTGGTCCTGCgcgtagtagtcttcttcaccctgcaaaaaaataaagcacatgaaaaaggtattaaaaaatgaacaaaaatatgtttgccttggtagaaatcttaaaaaaatgaaaaacaagtggaaaagctggtagttgccatgtaaggggaACGTGAGTTGCCATCCAGCAGCAGTTTCCATGTTAGCCAAATTGAAGAATGATAAAAATGTCTGATCTGCCATGAATGCAATTTCAAACCTAGGTGTGGGATGAGCTCACAAGCCAACGGTAAAGATGGCAGTTGCCATTAGGTACATAAAGTTACCATTTGGCCTAGAttccagttgccatgtaaaaaacaATAGGAGTTGCCATACACTTAAAAAGGAAGGAAAAAATCATTTGGAGAACAGCAGTTGCCACGTGGGGGCGATGACAGAAGACAATGTGACAAGCTAAACGGATGCATTGGAAAATCAAGAAAATATAGCGCTATGTCAATGAAAGCGGATGAAAAAACCTACTTCCTGACTGCCTTCCTCATgtctggcaacacgacaggatccccggtgtgGTCATCGTTGTGCGAGGAgatgacctggtggaaggggtgtcactGGCAATGGGGACGCCTTTGTTCAACCGAGCAGAAACATGGGTTGGCGTTGGCGCCTGTTTCTTCGTAACTTCTCGTCCACCAGCTGTCGGCTCGCTGCACGTATGAGATGGAGGAAAAAAAAGGTGGCAATTGTCAGACAGCAAACTCGTTGCCGCGCTTGACAAAAACAAGTGCAAAAAAAGGATGAGTCTGTTCGAAGAAAATAgacaaagcaaaaaactaaaataaaagtcgaacctcttcctggcagctacggggtcggtcctagacctcttgccagcagaaccctgcccaacaccctctggagccctccccctctttGATGGAAAAAAcccctcgcctctcgcagccgTGTGTTATTTCACTTTCTCCGGTTGGGGGACATCTGTTGCATCCTTGCCCTTGTTACCACCTGCGTGAACTTCAGCATGATCATCATCATCGGTGTCCTCTTGCACATTCTCCATGACatcgtcgtcatccttgctgagACCAGCATCTCCAcctagttcatcttgtgtgtcagcaggctcttgggaactgttgtagtcataccggccacggcaaccggTTGGCCGGTGTGTACGTTTTGGGACAAACaaagtgaactgcctcgcaaccgcgtcgctgtcagagccactgagggacgtccacccctcaaccaacttcccgaggaAGCCAGTCATTCCAGATGCAAACTGCCCtattagatgctcaacaggtgtCCTCACCTGTGCACGAAACAAAGAAGCATCAATGACCACCGTATTGCAATCACTTGCACGACATCAAAAAATACTCCACGGCAAACCATAGATGTAGATCTTTTGATTACCTCGGCAGGGCAAGACGGAgttgagtgcacgtccatccaccttccaaagttttgaggccccccaaacacgttgtagtctatagcatgcttggccatcagctggaaagaacaaaaaaagaaaaaaaaagaaaaaaagctaGGACGTAAGAGAGAGAATGTAAGTTTAAGCACGAATGAAAAGAGTTACCATGTGGAATGAGACATGGATACAGTACTCACACAGCCATGGATAACAAAGGTAGTCATCTCTTATGACCCACAAACGGTTGCCTCATGCCAATTTGTAGGCATGCTGTGTGGGCAAAGAAAccagaactaacctgcagttttccaTATGTGGTGTCAGTAGCCTTAtctgcggcaagcacagccttgacagcatTGATAGTCCATgcagaaacagcaaacttgtgcgcaggcggcgggcctcctgtcccagtgaaatccacggtggacaggtcaagacagtcgacgtacatgagctgatgcaaaacaattttaaaaagaaataaatatcagttgccatcatggGTACTGTGTGGAGGAAAACAGGATAATATATGTTCCCATGATAATCAAGTTGAGGTgcatgaaagaatagaagaaaaagaagaagatgctATCTACATGTGCTAATTGCCATCATAGTGTGATAGCAGTTGCCATGTTGTTATGATGGCAGTTGCCACCATAGTATGATGACAATTGCCATACTAATATGATGggagttgccatattgtcattatgccAGTTGCCATATTGCCATTATGGCAGTTGTCATCTTGATATGATCaggttgccatcttgttatgatcagattgccatgcatgaataaaagtgtgttAAAAAACAGTGTTCACAGAAAAAACTGGTAAAAAtataccattaaatgcagtcgacaacccttttggtacatcttgcttgagaatgcatcgtgcaggaagtcggcaataaacttacaccaattcatgttcttcacatttCCCAGATCCgcctgcaccacacaaaatttcaggACAAAAAAAGgttgccgcatcagaaatcaaaTGGAAAAAAACATCGGAAAACGCTGGCAGTCACTAGCTTTACACATGACATCGGAGCCAAAAAGATCAAAGGAAAATAAAGTAGTAAAgatggatcattcaccaggatggggaagcatttgttgcttgggcgaagagaggTGGTCGGCGCGGaaacagctgagatgaggtacatgagtagcttcatcttgaaaacatctccatgcgtcgtcatggcctgcagcgaatctgccactgcagacgtgttcggcatggattcagacccaggaaacaaacgggggaacaacgcttcctcgatctcattgttgacctcgtacgggactttcatatgtccacgaggcacacccaaagtgcagaacacggattcctcgttcaacggtagtcttccacatcccggaatcacgaattccctggaggcggggtcgtagatctcaccaagccagtcgcatacagggttgacaaggttcgtgcaccggacatccatcatagactgcatacccatctcagcagcagcccCCTTCTGATCGTCGCTGAATTTGTCAGTCAACGCAGTCAGTCGTTCTTGGGAGGCTCTATTGCTaatacgtttcttcttctgcaaaaaacagacaaaaagtgatcagttgttgccatgtttttgCAAACAGTGATCAGTTGTTGCCATATTTTGCAATGTCATAAAATTTTAGTTCGTGTCAGACGAGTGCAAGCTCGAGGTGTCAACCAGTAACATAAATCAGGAGGAAGGGGGGATGTGTGAACATTTACCTCATCACCCTCTTTTCTCCATCCAGTTGCCCGATTacgctgtggtggatccatgaaatcatcatcatcgttttgATGATCGCCACGAGCCATTCTGCCGAGATATGAACAGACCAAATTGTCATGGTGGTCAACCAAAAACTTGCCACATGCAAAGCATATGTATGGCATCTGACACAATTGATATGCAAATTTGGTTGCCACATTATGCAGCCAATTTGCCACACTGTCTTATCTGCAGAATGACAACAGACAGTGTGTTCacattttattcgccacatgaatatactatccaagtggcaacaggcacacttgatgtgcacaTTAGTTGCCGTCCAGTGCAGTTGGCTCCTGAAACTGCATTGACTACCGATTTTGGCAACTATCACAGTGTGGTAACTATCACAGATCATTCAAAAAAAAATTAGATGCCACAATGAAAAAGCATGTTTGTGGCTACTATCACAGTAATTCAACAAatttagttgccacatggaagagcgtgtgtgtggcaactatcacagtcattcaatAAAAATAGTTGCCCCATGCGAAAGCTTATATGTGGCAACTAACACAGTCATTTCAGTAATTTGTTGCCGCAAAGGGGAAACACATTtatggcaactatcacatttgttCAGGGAGTTAGTTGCCACACAATCATGATAGTTAATGAAACTATCAAGTTCGCCTCATACTACAATTTCAAAACccaactaactagatctagggttcaatggcaactaCCGCGACTTCAAGTTCACCCTCAAAATTCTCCCACGAACTGACTGCAAGCACAAATTCGAACCAATGCGCATCAAACAAACCGGGAGACACCTGCCCAATCTATAGACAAGACTAGTGCGTGCCTCCGAACAGGCATAACCACACCGACGATGCCGCGGCCGCGACGAAACTGTCCAGTGCCACCAAAAACGGCTAGCAGACGACGTCGGCGCCGGCGGGAACGCTGACGCATCGCCGAATCGCCTGAATCTCTACGAATCTCGATCGAGGAATCGAACAGGGAGGGAAGGGGGAAAATGCAGGAAGGGATTGCGAGAGTTGTAGCGAGCATTACCTTCAACACCGTCGATtcctccgcctccgccgtcgccttctcccctcgccttctcctccAATGGTTTGAAATGCGAGTGGGTTGTGCCAGTAACTGCGGTGCGGGTAAGTAAATGGAACCGTGACGGAGAGGGGGCAGAGGtgtgcgacgtgtttgacgtcaaccgCGATCGAagcgtggcgtgcgggcgcatagcagttccaccgcacgcctccgagtggcaaccgctgaccgcgggATGGCAACCAACGTGCGGGCGAACTGTCTCGCACACCGCACACGCGCCTCGTCCTACGTGGCGCAGAAAACCGGCCGGTTTGTTCCAAGATTCGTGCACACAGTTGCCAACGGAGATGCTTGCGTGTGGTCCGGATGGtaaatgcccacacgtgtgggcgttaacatttccgaaaaAAAAACCCTGTGATTCAGAATATTCAACCCGTAGTATCTTATCCGCTCCCTCCCCTCCATATTCTGTACAgtacgtcgccgccgccggccgccgttcTTCTCCGCCCGTCGGCCGCCGTGGCCGATCCGGGAGACGGTGCTGGAAAGCGTGGCGGCGTACCACCACCACCAGCGGATGCGCCGCAGGTTCCGCAAGAGCCTCTCCTGCCCGCTACACAAGGCTCACCGGCGGTGCGACGGGAGAGCTCCGACCCGTCCATAAGTGCGGGGACGCAGGTCCGCGTCGCCAGCATGTACAAGGCCACGGT
It encodes:
- the LOC119300339 gene encoding uncharacterized protein LOC119300339, producing MQEGIARVVASITFNTVDSSASAVAFSPRLLLQWFEMRNIQPVVSYPLPPLHILYSTSPPPAAVLLRPSAAVADPGDGAGKRGGVPPPPADAPQVPQEPLLPATQGSPAVRRESSDPSISAGTQVRVASMYKATVDAPAQRSPCIFVWWFGA